Proteins encoded by one window of Grus americana isolate bGruAme1 chromosome 7, bGruAme1.mat, whole genome shotgun sequence:
- the ALOX5 gene encoding polyunsaturated fatty acid 5-lipoxygenase isoform X2, which translates to MGDYLEFPCYRWITDEKEVVLRDGRAKLPRDDKTQILKQHRRKELEIRQKTYRWKEWHPGFPLSIDAHSHSDLPRDIQFDNEKGIDFILNYSKAMENLYVNRFMHMFQSSWSDFADFERIFVRISNTISEYVMQHWKEDFMFGYQFLNGCNPVLIRRCAEIPKKLPVTTDMVECSLERNLTLEEEAKQGNIFIVDYELLDGVDANKTDPCTIQYLAAPICLLYKNLENKIVPIAIQLGQKPGPDNPIFLPSDATYDWLLAKIWVRSSDFHIHQTVTHLLRTHLVSEVFSIAMFRQLPAVHPLFKLLVPHMRFTIAINTKAREQLICECGLFDKANATGGGGHVQMVQKAMKDLTYSSLCFPEEIKAKGMDSKEDIPYYYYRDDGIKVWEAIKNFAEDVIHIYYESDEVVCEDVELQAFVKDIYVYGMRGVKASGFPKAIRTREKLAEYLTVIIFTTSAQHAAVNFGQYDWCSWIPNAPPTMRRPPPTEKGTVTIEQIVESLPDRGRSCWHLGAVWALSQFQDNELFLGTYPDEHFVEKPVKEAMATFRKNLDEIVNTITERNKNKKLPYYYLSPDRIPNSVAV; encoded by the exons CTGGAAGGAGTGGCATCCAGGCTTTCCCCTGAGCATCGATGCCCATTCTCACAGTGATCTGCCTCGTGACATCCAGTTCGACAATGAGAAAGGAATTGACTTCATTCTGAACTACTCTAAAGC gATGGAGAATCTTTATGTCAACCGTTTCATGCACATGTTCCAGTCTTCCTGGAGTGATTTTGCAGATTTTGAGAGGATCTTTGTCAGAATCAGCAACACAATCTCTG aatATGTGATGCAGCACTGGAAGGAAGATTTTATGTTTGGCTACCAGTTCCTGaatggatgcaatcctgtgctgATCCGGAGGTGCGCAGAGATACCCAAGAAGTTGCCTGTGACTACGGATATGGTAGAATGCAGCCTGGAGAGGAACCTGACCCTGGAGGAGGAAGCGAAG caaggaaacattttcattgtGGACTACGAGCTGCTGGATGGTGTGGATGCCAATAAAACAGACCCATGCACAATACAGTACCTGGCTGCACCCATCTGTCTGCTGTACAAGAATCTGGAGAATAAAATTGTACCCATTGCAATCCAG CTTGGTCAAAAGCCTGGGCCAGACAATCCCATATTCCTTCCTTCAGATGCCACATATGACTGGCTGCTAGCTAAAATTTGGGTTCGCTCATCTGATTTCCACATCCACCAGACAGTGACCCATCTCTTGCGGACACACTTAGTCTCAGAGGTGTTCAGCATAGCTATGTtccggcagctgcctgctgtacACCCCCTCTTCAAG CTCTTGGTGCCACACATGCGGTTCACAATAGCCATCAATACCAAAGCCCGAGAACAGCTTATCTGTGAATGTGGCCTTTTTGACAAG gcaaATGCTACAGGTGGAGGAGGACATGTACAAATGGTGCAGAAAGCAATGAAGGATCTGACTTATAgctccctctgcttccctgaGGAGATCAAAGCTAAAGGGATGGACAGCAAAGAGGATATTCCCTACTACTATTACCGGGATGACGGCATTAAAGTCTGGGAGGCTATAAAGAA TTTTGCAGAGGATGTGATTCACATCTACTATGAGAGTGATGAGGTGGTGTGTGAGGACGTGGAGCTACAGGCCTTTGTCAAAGACATTTACGTCTATGGGATGAGAGGCGTGAAGGCCTCAG GGTTTCCTAAGGCGATCAGGACACGAGAGAAGCTAGCAGAATATCTCACAGTGATAATATTCACCACATCAGCCCAGCATGCAGCTGTGAATTTTGGTCAG TATGACTGGTGTTCCTGGATTCCCAATGCCCCACCAACAATGCGCCGCCCTCCTCCAACAGAAAAGGGGACAGTCACCATTGAGCAAATTGTGGAGAGTCTGCCGGACAGGGGACGTTCTTGTTGGCATCTTGGAGCTGTCTGGGCCTTGAGCCAATTCCAGGACAATGAA CTGTTTCTGGGCACATACCCAGATGAACACTTCGTGGAGAAACCGGTGAAAGAGGCTATGGCAACATTCCGCAAGAACCTGGATGAGATTGTCAACACCATCACTGAGCGCAACAAGAACAAAAAGCTTCCTTACTACTACCTTTCCCCAGATCGCATTCCCAACAGTGTTGCTGTGTGA